A portion of the Drosophila sechellia strain sech25 chromosome 2R, ASM438219v1, whole genome shotgun sequence genome contains these proteins:
- the LOC6608326 gene encoding locomotion-related protein Hikaru genki isoform X1, with the protein MWSRQRMRHKPLWALISLTVLLLVLDKSNANTEPVETSTTSEPDASPGCRAPDVRFTIVKPEATTEQPLAKFETTQIYLPEDFTTADVEFVDSVPRHPNENHAAVINPYSLDLGDDHLHVGDAAASLVGDDDLGDEDEDHHGDPEDKRLNANRKQGKRRRAGSGRRRRIENENGQTGRGRGSRYKRHAILHDTEASPETDRWAGSKLAAEGDVYYVHIADILKSREPNRELKSKLHKLKMKARLNKCLAEGGKEKCTRLLKKKPKKKVVEKEQTLKKEKKFPKQEQSKKKVLENGQTPKEDELELDQPETSAHHRRRGDSHAAELDQRDRSPRWRRRRSTEFKGNLGQLPPESGIGPEPEPLADQDLKDLQQYGNQSSSARVALLWQRVKRKSGKTTGALSRPKGGGDSSSKTTSRKDKGIYDEEAGYTPIHPDDPEFDEEEEEDEEVDILQQFTEVSEIRFPGEIGPMGDRRLCKIRCVKGKWVGPLCATNEEDDNGNVKFQPLYKSCHVNRIPSHLLLSYRNISVTPIPPNRGWRKTRLSKSTLLSNTEINVGWDLPHGHSLQARCQELGIYKLLGESRVLCSNGLWAPRMPSCVPTTVLTNYSEDSAPSIRIKIFNGSHSFEPSGVMAVPPHSTVLMDCMYPRVRGTPEWSWTSWYMQYSTGWSPAQEEKAVRYRLSIKNIENNDSGTFTCTSPRGLTNSIAVVVATSTCPQLTEPLAPLKLRLEGNKLGQRAHYECPEGFRLDGAWNATCLASGNWSSPTPTCHAIQCPRLELDDPHLSLIELNTSAWGRAVFKCQWGFKLTGPAQLDCEPSGVWSGPVPRCKVIQCVMPVAPLNGRIGGTSLSQRRLTVGALVTFSCNDGHSLVGESSIICTENGQWSHSPPFCKSQCPYPGDPPNGLIAPLKFNYDAGDYLSVQCRPGFVQSYEGPPERPKCQPDGRWSGPMPKCKSYEEV; encoded by the exons ATGCCTCGCCAGGCTGTCGGGCGCCGGATGTGCGCTTCACGATTGTCAAGCCGGAAGCGACGACGGAGCAGCCGCTGGCTAAATTCGAGACCACGCAGATCTACCTGCCGGAGGACTTCACCACGGCGGATGTGGAGTTCGTGGACTCTGTGCCGCGTCACCCCAACGAGAACCATGCGGCCGTAATCAATCCGTACTCCCTGGACCTGGGCGACGACCACTTGCATGTGGGCGATGCGGCCGCTAGTTTGGTTGGCGACGATGATCTGGgtgacgaggacgaggaccaCCACGGGGACCCGGAGGATAAGCGCTTAAATGCCAACCGAAAGCAGGGCAAACGAAGGCGCGCGGGCTCGGGCCGTCGACGGAGAATTGAGAATGAAAATGGACAGACAGGCAGGGGTCGTGGCAGTCGATATAAGCGGCATGCCATCCTCCATGACACGGAAGCCTCACCGGAAACGGATCGCTGGGCGGGCAGCAAGCTGGCAGCCGAGGGAGATGTGTACTATGTACACATAGCCGATATCCTGAAGAGCCGTGAGCCAAATCGTGAATTAAAATCGAAGCTGCACAAGCTCAAAATGAAGGCCAGATTGAACAAGTGCCTGGCGGAAGGTGGCAAGGAGAAGTGCACAAGGCTCCTCAAGAAGAAACCCAAGAAGAAGGTCGTCGAGAAGGAGCAGACCCTGAAGAAGGAGAAGAAGTTCCCCAAGCAAGAACAGTCCAAGAAAAAGGTACTCGAGAACGGACAAACGCCAAAGGAGGACGAACTGGAACTGGACCAGCCGGAGACCTCTGCTCATCACCGCCGCCGCGGGGACAGTCACGCTGCAGAGCTCGACCAGCGTGACCGGAGCCCGCGATGGCGCCGCCGGCGCAGCACCGAGTTCAAGGGCAATCTCGGCCAGCTGCCACCGGAGTCCGGAATCGGGCCGGAGCCGGAACCGCTAGCGGACCAGGATCTGAAGGATCTACAGCAGTACGGAAATCAGTCGAGCAGTGCACGAGTGGCCCTGTTGTGGCAACGTGTTAAGCGCAAGTCCGGCAAGACCACGGGTGCACTGAGCCGTCCGAAGGGTGGTGGCGACTCCAGCTCCAAGACCACCAGTCGCAAGGACAAGG GTATCTACGACGAGGAGGCTGGCTACACGCCCATCCATCCAGACGACCCGGAGttcgacgaggaggaggaggaggacgaggaggtcGACATCCTGCAGCAGTTCACCGAGGTGTCGGAGATCCGCTTCCCGGGCGAGATCGGACCCATGGGCGATCGGCGGCTGTGCAAGATCCGCTGCGTCAAGGGCAAGTGGGTGGGTCCGTTGTGCGCCACCAACGAGGAGG ACGATAACGGAAATGTGAAGTTTCAGCCGCTCTACAAGAGCTGCCACGTGAACCGGATACCATCGCACTTGCTGCTCAGCTACCGCAACATTTCAGTG ACACCGATCCCACCAAATCGCGGCTGGCGTAAAACGCGATTATCCAAATCGACACTTCTCTCAAATACAGAAATT AATGTGGGATGGGATCTACCGCACGGACACTCGCTGCAGGCGCGCTGCCAGGAGCTGGGCATCTACAAGCTCTTGGGAGAGTCCAGGGTCCTCTGCTCCAACGGCTTGTGGGCTCCGCGGATGCCCAGCTGCGTCCCCACCACGGTGCTGACTAACTACTCGGAGGACAGCGCCCCCTCGATCCGCATCAAGATCTTCAATGGCTCCCACTCCTTTGAGCCATCCGGCGTCATGGCCGTTCCGCCGCACAGCACAGTGCTCATGGACTGCATGTATCCGAGGGTTAGGGGCACTCCGGAGTGGAGCTGGACCAGCTGGTACATGCAGTATTCCACAG GATGGTCTCCAGCCCAGGAGGAGAAAGCGGTGCGCTACCGGCTGAGCATCAAGAATATCGAGAACAACGACTCAGGCACCTTCACCTGCACCTCGCCGCGCGGACTGACCAACAGCATTGCCGTCGTGGTGGCCACTTCGACGTGTCCGCAGCTGACAGAGCCGCTGGCGCCGCTCAAGCTGCGCCTCGAGGGCAATAAGCTGGGCCAGCGGGCGCACTACGAGTGCCCCGAGGGCTTCCGGCTGGACGGCGCCTGGAACGCCACCTGCCTGGCCTCCGGCAATTGGTCATCGCCGACGCCGACCTGCCATGCCATTCAGTGTCCGCGTCTGGAGCTGGACGACCCGCACCTCAGCCTGATCGAGCTGAACACCTCGGCATGGGGGCGGGCGGTGTTCAAATGCCAGTGGGGCTTCAAGCTGACCGGACCGGCGCAGCTGGACTGTGAGCCGTCGGGCGTCTGGAGTGGCCCCGTTCCGCGTTGCAAAG TCATTCAGTGCGTGATGCCAGTGGCGCCGCTCAACGGGCGCATCGGGGGCACCAGCCTGAGCCAGAGGCGCCTCACCGTGGGCGCCCTGGTCACGTTCAGCTGCAACGACGGGCACAGCCTGGTGGGCGAGTCGAGCATCATCTGCACGGAGAACGGACAGTGGTCGCACTCGCCGCCATTTT GCAAATCGCAGTGCCCCTATCCAGGCGATCCGCCCAACGGGCTGATAGCGCCGctcaagttcaactacgacgCCGGAGACTACCTGAGTGTCCAGTGCCGGCCCGGATTTGTCCAGAGTTACGAGGGTCCGCCCGAGCGGCCCAAATGCCAGCCGGATGGCCGGTGGTCCGGTCCGATGCCGAAGTGCAAGAGCTACGAGGAGGTGTAA
- the LOC6608326 gene encoding locomotion-related protein Hikaru genki isoform X2, with protein MWSRQRMRHKPLWALISLTVLLLVLDKSNANTEPVETSTTSEPDASPGCRAPDVRFTIVKPEATTEQPLAKFETTQIYLPEDFTTADVEFVDSVPRHPNENHAAVINPYSLDLGDDHLHVGDAAASLVGDDDLGDEDEDHHGDPEDKRLNANRKQGKRRRAGSGRRRRIENENGQTGRGRGSRYKRHAILHDTEASPETDRWAGSKLAAEGDVYYVHIADILKSREPNRELKSKLHKLKMKARLNKCLAEGGKEKCTRLLKKKPKKKVVEKEQTLKKEKKFPKQEQSKKKVLENGQTPKEDELELDQPETSAHHRRRGDSHAAELDQRDRSPRWRRRRSTEFKGNLGQLPPESGIGPEPEPLADQDLKDLQQYGNQSSSARVALLWQRVKRKSGKTTGALSRPKGGGDSSSKTTSRKDKGIYDEEAGYTPIHPDDPEFDEEEEEDEEVDILQQFTEVSEIRFPGEIGPMGDRRLCKIRCVKGKWVGPLCATNEEDDNGNVKFQPLYKSCHVNRIPSHLLLSYRNISVNVGWDLPHGHSLQARCQELGIYKLLGESRVLCSNGLWAPRMPSCVPTTVLTNYSEDSAPSIRIKIFNGSHSFEPSGVMAVPPHSTVLMDCMYPRVRGTPEWSWTSWYMQYSTGWSPAQEEKAVRYRLSIKNIENNDSGTFTCTSPRGLTNSIAVVVATSTCPQLTEPLAPLKLRLEGNKLGQRAHYECPEGFRLDGAWNATCLASGNWSSPTPTCHAIQCPRLELDDPHLSLIELNTSAWGRAVFKCQWGFKLTGPAQLDCEPSGVWSGPVPRCKVIQCVMPVAPLNGRIGGTSLSQRRLTVGALVTFSCNDGHSLVGESSIICTENGQWSHSPPFCKSQCPYPGDPPNGLIAPLKFNYDAGDYLSVQCRPGFVQSYEGPPERPKCQPDGRWSGPMPKCKSYEEV; from the exons ATGCCTCGCCAGGCTGTCGGGCGCCGGATGTGCGCTTCACGATTGTCAAGCCGGAAGCGACGACGGAGCAGCCGCTGGCTAAATTCGAGACCACGCAGATCTACCTGCCGGAGGACTTCACCACGGCGGATGTGGAGTTCGTGGACTCTGTGCCGCGTCACCCCAACGAGAACCATGCGGCCGTAATCAATCCGTACTCCCTGGACCTGGGCGACGACCACTTGCATGTGGGCGATGCGGCCGCTAGTTTGGTTGGCGACGATGATCTGGgtgacgaggacgaggaccaCCACGGGGACCCGGAGGATAAGCGCTTAAATGCCAACCGAAAGCAGGGCAAACGAAGGCGCGCGGGCTCGGGCCGTCGACGGAGAATTGAGAATGAAAATGGACAGACAGGCAGGGGTCGTGGCAGTCGATATAAGCGGCATGCCATCCTCCATGACACGGAAGCCTCACCGGAAACGGATCGCTGGGCGGGCAGCAAGCTGGCAGCCGAGGGAGATGTGTACTATGTACACATAGCCGATATCCTGAAGAGCCGTGAGCCAAATCGTGAATTAAAATCGAAGCTGCACAAGCTCAAAATGAAGGCCAGATTGAACAAGTGCCTGGCGGAAGGTGGCAAGGAGAAGTGCACAAGGCTCCTCAAGAAGAAACCCAAGAAGAAGGTCGTCGAGAAGGAGCAGACCCTGAAGAAGGAGAAGAAGTTCCCCAAGCAAGAACAGTCCAAGAAAAAGGTACTCGAGAACGGACAAACGCCAAAGGAGGACGAACTGGAACTGGACCAGCCGGAGACCTCTGCTCATCACCGCCGCCGCGGGGACAGTCACGCTGCAGAGCTCGACCAGCGTGACCGGAGCCCGCGATGGCGCCGCCGGCGCAGCACCGAGTTCAAGGGCAATCTCGGCCAGCTGCCACCGGAGTCCGGAATCGGGCCGGAGCCGGAACCGCTAGCGGACCAGGATCTGAAGGATCTACAGCAGTACGGAAATCAGTCGAGCAGTGCACGAGTGGCCCTGTTGTGGCAACGTGTTAAGCGCAAGTCCGGCAAGACCACGGGTGCACTGAGCCGTCCGAAGGGTGGTGGCGACTCCAGCTCCAAGACCACCAGTCGCAAGGACAAGG GTATCTACGACGAGGAGGCTGGCTACACGCCCATCCATCCAGACGACCCGGAGttcgacgaggaggaggaggaggacgaggaggtcGACATCCTGCAGCAGTTCACCGAGGTGTCGGAGATCCGCTTCCCGGGCGAGATCGGACCCATGGGCGATCGGCGGCTGTGCAAGATCCGCTGCGTCAAGGGCAAGTGGGTGGGTCCGTTGTGCGCCACCAACGAGGAGG ACGATAACGGAAATGTGAAGTTTCAGCCGCTCTACAAGAGCTGCCACGTGAACCGGATACCATCGCACTTGCTGCTCAGCTACCGCAACATTTCAGTG AATGTGGGATGGGATCTACCGCACGGACACTCGCTGCAGGCGCGCTGCCAGGAGCTGGGCATCTACAAGCTCTTGGGAGAGTCCAGGGTCCTCTGCTCCAACGGCTTGTGGGCTCCGCGGATGCCCAGCTGCGTCCCCACCACGGTGCTGACTAACTACTCGGAGGACAGCGCCCCCTCGATCCGCATCAAGATCTTCAATGGCTCCCACTCCTTTGAGCCATCCGGCGTCATGGCCGTTCCGCCGCACAGCACAGTGCTCATGGACTGCATGTATCCGAGGGTTAGGGGCACTCCGGAGTGGAGCTGGACCAGCTGGTACATGCAGTATTCCACAG GATGGTCTCCAGCCCAGGAGGAGAAAGCGGTGCGCTACCGGCTGAGCATCAAGAATATCGAGAACAACGACTCAGGCACCTTCACCTGCACCTCGCCGCGCGGACTGACCAACAGCATTGCCGTCGTGGTGGCCACTTCGACGTGTCCGCAGCTGACAGAGCCGCTGGCGCCGCTCAAGCTGCGCCTCGAGGGCAATAAGCTGGGCCAGCGGGCGCACTACGAGTGCCCCGAGGGCTTCCGGCTGGACGGCGCCTGGAACGCCACCTGCCTGGCCTCCGGCAATTGGTCATCGCCGACGCCGACCTGCCATGCCATTCAGTGTCCGCGTCTGGAGCTGGACGACCCGCACCTCAGCCTGATCGAGCTGAACACCTCGGCATGGGGGCGGGCGGTGTTCAAATGCCAGTGGGGCTTCAAGCTGACCGGACCGGCGCAGCTGGACTGTGAGCCGTCGGGCGTCTGGAGTGGCCCCGTTCCGCGTTGCAAAG TCATTCAGTGCGTGATGCCAGTGGCGCCGCTCAACGGGCGCATCGGGGGCACCAGCCTGAGCCAGAGGCGCCTCACCGTGGGCGCCCTGGTCACGTTCAGCTGCAACGACGGGCACAGCCTGGTGGGCGAGTCGAGCATCATCTGCACGGAGAACGGACAGTGGTCGCACTCGCCGCCATTTT GCAAATCGCAGTGCCCCTATCCAGGCGATCCGCCCAACGGGCTGATAGCGCCGctcaagttcaactacgacgCCGGAGACTACCTGAGTGTCCAGTGCCGGCCCGGATTTGTCCAGAGTTACGAGGGTCCGCCCGAGCGGCCCAAATGCCAGCCGGATGGCCGGTGGTCCGGTCCGATGCCGAAGTGCAAGAGCTACGAGGAGGTGTAA
- the LOC6608327 gene encoding probable cytochrome P450 4p2 — translation MVWILWLSVAISVVVHWIYKVNKDYNILAFFARRVRTKDGKPLDSVVPMTKGRTVFANCFDLFGKDSDQVFTYWRKLAKKNGDSYLQYAMGFTTFNVIDAHNAGNILNHPNLITKGVIYNFLHPFLRTGVLTATEKKWHTRRGMLTRTFHMDILNQFQEIFIAESLKFVSEFEGQNECIVSLRDRIAKFTLNSICETAMGIKLDEMAEKGDRYRENFHIIDEGFTRRIVNPLYWDDCVYNIFAGHKYNAALKVVHEFSSELIAKRRVLLEEELENRRATQTADDDICVIRKKRFAMLDTLICAQKDGLIDDIGICEEVDTLMAEGYDTTSIGLVFGLMNMSLYAAEQELCYQEIQEHILDDLSNLNLSQLSKLNHLGYFIKETMRLYPSIPIMGRQTLQETELENGLILPKRSQINIHVFDIHRNAKYWESPEEFRPERFLPENCLKRHPYAYIPFSAGQRNCIGQKYAMQEMKTLMVVILKQFKILPVIDPKSIVFQVGITLRFKNKIKVKLVRRNCV, via the exons ATGGTTTGGATTCTGTGGCTTTCGGTGGCCATAAGTGTGGTCGTCCACTGGATCTACAAGGTAAACAAAGACTACAACATCTTAGCCTTTTTTGCCCGGAGGGTTCGAACCAAGGATGGCAAACCATTGGACAGCGTAGTGCCCATGACCAAGGGTCGAACTGTGTTCGCCAACTGCTTCGATCTCTTCGGAAAAGACTCTG ACCAGGTATTTACTTACTGGCGCAAGTTGGCGAAGAAAAACGGAGACAGCTATCTGCAGTACGCCATGGGGTTCACCACCTTCAATGTTATAGATGCGCATAATGCAGGGAACATACTGAATCATCCCAATCTGATAACGAAGGGCgtaatatataattttctaCACCCTTTCCTAAGAACTGGCGTTCTAACAGCGACAG AAAAGAAATGGCATACGCGACGCGGTATGCTCACTAGGACATTCCACATGGACATATTGAACCAGTTCCAAGAAATCTTTAT AGCGGAAAGCTTGAAGTTCGTTAGTGAGTTCGAAGGACAAAATGAATGTATAGTTTCCTTGAGGGACCGCATAGCCAAATTTACCCTGAACAGCATTTGTG AAACTGCCATGGGAATCAAACTGGATGAAATGGCAGAGAAGGGCGATCGCTACAGGGAGAACTTTCACATAATCGACGAAGGATTTACCAGGCGCATAGTAAACCCGCTCTATTGGGACGATTGTGTATACAACATCTTTGCAGGACACAAGTACAACGCAGCTCTAAAAGTGGTACACGAATTTTCCAGCGAGCTAATCGCGAAACGCAGAGTTCTACTTGAGGAGGAGCTGGAAAATAGAAGAGCCACTCAAACGGCTGACGATGATAT ATGCGTGATTAGGAAGAAGCGCTTCGCCATGCTGGACACCTTGATTTGCGCCCAAAAGGATGGCCTAATCGATGATATTGGGATTTGTGAGGAGGTGGACACGCTGATGGCTGAAGGTTACGATACCACATCCATTGGTCTGGTTTTCGGACTAATGAATATGTCTCTATATGCCGCTGAACAGGAACTTTGCTACCAGGAGATCCAGGAGCACATTCTGG ACGACCTGAGCAACCTGAACCTCAGTCAACTAAGTAAACTGAACCATCTGGGCTACTTCATAAAGGAAACCATGCGCCTGTATCCTTCGATTCCCATTATGGGTCGTCAGACACTCCAGGAAACGGAGCTAGAGAACGGTCTAATCCTGCCGAAGCGCTCTCAGATTAACATACACGTCTTTGACATCCATCGCAATGCCAAGTACTGGGAATCACCCGAAGAATTCCGCCCAGAGCGATTCCTACCCGAGAACTGCCTGAAAAGGCATCCTTACGCCTACATTCCATTCAGTGCTGGACAAAGGAACTGCATAG GCCAGAAGTACGCCATGCAGGAGATGAAGACCCTGATGGTGGTCATCCTCAAGCAATTCAAGATCCTGCCTGTTATCGATCCCAAGTCCATTGTCTTCCAAGTGGGCATAACCTTGCgcttcaaaaataaaataaaagtcaaGCTTGTGAGGCGGAATTGCGTTTAG